The stretch of DNA CCGACATATCCTGGAGGTGAACCTACAAGTCTAGAGGTAGAGTGCTTCTCCATATATTCAGACATATCGATCCGGATCATCGCATCCTCGTCACCAAACATCGCCTCAGCAAGGGCACGCGCCAATTCCGTTTTACCCACTCCAGTAGGTCCAAGGAAAACAAAGGAACCAATAGGGCGCTTTGGATCTTTTAATCCAGCTCTAGCACGACGTACCGCTTTTGAAACAGCAATGACTGCTTCCTCCTGGCCAATGACACGGGAATGCAGTAATTCCTCTAAATTAAGTAACTTAGCTGTTTCTGTTTCCGCAAGCTTAGAGACAGGTACTCCCGTCCAGCTTGATACCACAGTTGCAATATCCTCTACTGTAACTTCATTGTTTTCTTTTCCTTGCTTTTCCTTCCACGTCTTCTTCGTTTCTTCTAACTGTTCGCGAAGACGCTGCTCTGTATCTCTTAGTGACGCAGCCTTTTCAAACTCCTGGCTTTGTACTGCCGCATCTTTTTCCTTACGTACTTCATCAAGCTTGACCTCTAATTCTTTTAAATTTGGAGGTGTCGTATAGGAACGGAGTCGTACCTTCGAGCCAGCTTCGTCGATTAAATCAATCGCCTTATCAGGCAGGAATCGGTCGGAAATATAACGGTCAGAAAGCTTAACTGCTGCTTCAATTGCTTCATCCGTAATCGAAACACGGTGGTGAGCCTCATATCGGTCACGCAAGCCTTGTAAAATTTGAACAGATTCTTCAGCTGTTGGCTCATCCACACGAATCGGCTGGAATCGGCGTTCTAGTGCAGCATCTTTTTCAATGTATTTTCGATATTCATCGAGCGTGGTAGCTCCGATACACTGAAGTTCGCCGCGTGCAAGCGATGGCTTTAAAATATTGGATGCATCAATCGCACCTTCTGCGCCTCCTGCCCCAATTAATGTGTGAAGCTCATCAATAAACAAGATGATATTCCCTGCTTGGCGGATTTCATCCATGACTTTTTTCAAACGATCTTCAAATTCTCCGCGGTATTTGGTTCCGGCAACAACCGTTCCCATGTCTAGTGTCATTACACGCTTATCACGAAGAATTTCAGGTACCTCATTGTTTACAATTTGCTGGGCAAGACCTTCAGCAATCGCTGTTTTACCCACACCTGGTTCACCAATTAATACTGGATTGTTCTTTGTCCGGCGACTAAGAACTTCAATGACACGCTGAATTTCTTTACTGCGGCCAATAACAGGATCCAGGCTGCCTTCACGGGCAATGGAGGTTAGATCTCGAGCAAGGCTATCGAGTGTTGGTGTATTCGCACTAACAGATGCTCCGCCTTGATGTCCCCCAGATTCATTACTTCCTAATAATTGAAGAACCTGCTGACGTGCTTTATTTAAGCTTACACCCAAGTTATTAAGTACTCGAGCAGCTACTCCTTCTCCTTCACGAATCAATCCCAGAAGGATATGCTCTGTACCCACATAAGAATGTCCTAGCTTTCTTGCCTCATCCATCGATAATTCGATGACCTTTTTCGCTCTAGGCGTATAGTGAATCGTTTGAGAAGCTTCTTGTCCTTTGCCAATTAAATTTTCTACTTCCTTCTGAATTTTATCAGAACCTAATCCAAGACCATAAAGTGCTTTTGCTGCAATCCCTTCACCTTCTCGAACTAAGCCTAACAAAATATGCTCTGTTCCAATATTGTTGTG from Bacillus sp. SLBN-46 encodes:
- the clpC gene encoding ATP-dependent protease ATP-binding subunit ClpC — its product is MMFGRFTERAQKVLALAQEEAIRLGHNNIGTEHILLGLVREGEGIAAKALYGLGLGSDKIQKEVENLIGKGQEASQTIHYTPRAKKVIELSMDEARKLGHSYVGTEHILLGLIREGEGVAARVLNNLGVSLNKARQQVLQLLGSNESGGHQGGASVSANTPTLDSLARDLTSIAREGSLDPVIGRSKEIQRVIEVLSRRTKNNPVLIGEPGVGKTAIAEGLAQQIVNNEVPEILRDKRVMTLDMGTVVAGTKYRGEFEDRLKKVMDEIRQAGNIILFIDELHTLIGAGGAEGAIDASNILKPSLARGELQCIGATTLDEYRKYIEKDAALERRFQPIRVDEPTAEESVQILQGLRDRYEAHHRVSITDEAIEAAVKLSDRYISDRFLPDKAIDLIDEAGSKVRLRSYTTPPNLKELEVKLDEVRKEKDAAVQSQEFEKAASLRDTEQRLREQLEETKKTWKEKQGKENNEVTVEDIATVVSSWTGVPVSKLAETETAKLLNLEELLHSRVIGQEEAVIAVSKAVRRARAGLKDPKRPIGSFVFLGPTGVGKTELARALAEAMFGDEDAMIRIDMSEYMEKHSTSRLVGSPPGYVGYEEGGQLTEKVRRKPYSVILLDEIEKAHPDVFNILLQVLEDGRLTDSKGRTVDFRNTVLIMTSNVGAEALKRNKYVGFNIQDGEQDYKDMKGKVMEELKKAFRPEFLNRIDEIIVFHALEKKHLDEIVTLLSDQLIKRLNEQNISLELTAAARGKISQEGYDPEYGARPLRRAIQKHIEDRLSEELLKGTLLTGQHAIIDVVDGEFVVRMAEKTSLVK